The Magnolia sinica isolate HGM2019 chromosome 11, MsV1, whole genome shotgun sequence DNA window CCTGTCAAAACCCCCGTCAATGTCCGCACCTAGCCCCTTTCAAAACACAAAACCCCTATAGATCGAAACCCATTGCAGCCCCTGTCCGGCAGCCTCCCACCCAACCCCCCTCCCATCTCCTTCAGAAACCTCAAAACCATCCCTGTCAAAACCTCAATCTGTAAAGTATTGGGACTGGTTTTAGTGCTTTTTATTTTAAGAGGTCTGCTTCTGCATCATCTCTGATTTTGTTTTTCAATTATTTGTTATATGCATTCCACAATACTACTGCATAGATTAGTTTTGTGGAATTGCCATAGTTTTGCTATTTACCGGCTTAATTTAGTATTGTGAGAATTTAGCTTTTGGATACATGTCTTTTTGTAGCTTTTTTGCTGATATGGAGTAGTTTTGGGGAACTGCCATAGTTAATTTCCTTTGACATCAACTACCAACAAAAGTGGAGTGGCACTATCTCTGATTTTAATTTGGATTaggaaaatgagatttttctttttttcgttcTTTCTTTCTAATTATTTTGAGAGATTAGGTAAATGAGATTTTACATCAGTCCAAGTAAGGAAATAAGTAGAAAATATTTATAGAATGAAATAAGATGATTACATGTTTGTTCTGCATCTGTCTTTATCAAGTGCAGCTAGCTTGTTTTTGATGATGTTCAAGACTACATTCTTATAAAATGCTCTGATCATGCATATATGTTTCTCAATTTTGTTCCTATTTATGTGGATTGCCAAAGAAACTGACTATGAAGTATAAAGATACACCTCATCAGAGAagcaaaatggaaaaagaaaaggtaATGAGTGATCATCAAATTCAACATTCTGATATCTGGATTTATTTCAGGCATACTGGCGTATGGTGTTCCAAGAAGCAACTTGAAGCTTTTCTCTTTGATGCAAAAGGTTTGGCTCTTACGTAACATTACTTTCCCTTGTTCTCCTGGTCTAGGAGTTATTTTATGTTAATTTTATAAATAGTTCTCTTTAGAGAATGTTGTGGTTTACTGCCTGTCCTATAATTATTAGTTCATAAGCATGTGCTTTTGTAGATCTCAGTGGCATAATTGATGTATAAACTGTTTCACAGTTTTCTATGATTGAATTTGTGTTTATTCGATTGATGGTTCTTATATGTATGGGCATCCCTTTGGAGAGTGCTTGTTGTCTACATTGGTCTTTTCACTTAATTTTCCTGCCTTTTGCTTTGGCGTTCTTGGATCTTATAAGTTAGTATTACTTGATACATCAGTAAAGTTCTTTTGTTTTAATTACAAAAAAGGCTCTTGATTGTCACATATTTCTTTGTGCTTTTCAGAAAAATGAGTGGCTATCAGTTCCCTAATTTGGAGATTGGGATCAAAAGCATGATGTGTTGGATTATTCCATGGACTTTTCATATAACACCAAGGTTCAGTGTCTCCAATCAACTGagagcatttttttatttttatttttatttttttataatggcGATGtgggatgtttgtttgtcatccataATAGATGGCTGATGTGGGATGTCTGTTTTTTAATTATAGAATGATCAGCACAAATATTGCTTCTTTCTCAATTAAACAATCTCTGCCTGGTAGAATAGTTGAAGtactctcaaaaaaaaaaaaaagaaaaaaaaaagaaaaaaaagaaaagaaaaaagatcttTGGTAAGTACATTTCTTTGACAAAGCTTCCTGGAAACTATACTAATGATAATTGCCAACTTCATGCATATGCTGCTTTTGGATTTGAAAGTTTAATAACTGGGGAACTCATTGTGGAGCTCCACAGTGTTTCTTCTTTCCAAGTCATCAATATTCTTCTATTGGGCAAGATACAGTTAATGACGTCAAAAACCTGCATGCTACCTATcatcatctttccaaaaaaatgTTTGTAGTTGGCCTTGTACAAGGGTATGGAATCGGTTGTCAACCGGGTCTTTCTATTTTCATTTATGAAATTAACATCTTGTAGCTGCAGTTGCATTTGTTGAGTTGGAATATGTAAACTGAAAATGAACCTCAACCAGATTTTGTTGGTGTGGCATTTAAAAGGATCATCTCAAGGAAGATCTACAAACAAGTGTAAAATTGACGAGTGTACCACATTGAAATATCTtgatttgtcatatgtatttcattTGGAAAAATCCTGGCGTGACTCCCTTTTAAAGTAAGATATTGGTTGATCTGATTGACTTGTGAAATGCCTCCATTGTTACCTTTCACTTGACTATTTATTTCTATGGTGAAGTACTAGTTATCATTCAAACTAGAGTGAACGATATCACAAATTTTGGGAAACCTGAAATCTTACAATCTATTTATTCAGAATtttagattgggttgggttaggatgTTGTTTGGGCTGTGCTCCGAGATCCGAATTTTAAACTCCAAAAGTCAGTAGAGAGATTATTGCTACCTACCTGAAGTAAGATGCAAAAATGATCTGATAAAGCTGTTCCTCAGGCTTGTATGGACTTGAAATATGGGTGTTTGAGCCTTGCA harbors:
- the LOC131219234 gene encoding uncharacterized protein LOC131219234 translates to MKYKDTPHQRSKMEKEKVMSDHQIQHSDIWIYFRHTGVWCSKKQLEAFLFDAKECLLSTLVFSLNFPAFCFGVLGSYKKMSGYQFPNLEIGIKSMMCWIIPWTFHITPRH